Within Aspergillus oryzae RIB40 DNA, chromosome 2, the genomic segment ACTAGCCATTTATTTGATATTCTTAACGTTGTAAATTAGAAAATGATAGTAACGTTTATTACACTAGGACTAGGGGATCTAAGGCTTGAGTGAATCCAGGCTTCAAGCATTCAATTAAAAAAGACATGCGAATGGATGCCGAGAAAACAACTACTCCAAACCCTGGAAGAGGATATGCCATTgaaaagctttccaaagGTAGTTGTCAGCTAcataaacaaataaaaatTAGACACCTCTAACCGCCTGGACTACTCTGATTCGGTCTTGACCGACAATATGTTCCTTGCCTTTGTGTGCCCGACAAGCAGATGTAGCATCATACTATTGAGGTTGACAAAAAGGGCCCCTTAGGCACGATCGCAACCGGGATACTCCAAATGCTGAAGAGTGTCAAGTCCGTTTGGCCAGCATTGTGCCATATAAGCATTGCCCCATTCCTGGCACAGTTCAAATGCATTCCCACGGCCTGTTGGATGTCTCATAACTCCCGCAAGCAGCCAATTATTACCCACCTGAGCGAGGCTGGGAGATTCGGGTCAGCATATCAGCGTTGCTAAACTAAAAAGGAGACAGGCACTTACATTACACGCATCGCTCCCGGAGCCTGGCCGGAGTAAATCTGTCCACGCAGGATAGGAAATTCCTGCAGACGTCGGTTCCTAAACTCCTCGGGTATCTGCAACGCCTCGCGATTGTTGAACTGATGTGGGTAACGATTTCCTGTATATAGGGATGCGGAGTTAGTCGAAAATCGATACTGCCTAGGAATTCTATCACTCACGCCCTACTTGGGTATTGGCCTCAAGATgcttcttggcctcttcaAACGCCCCCCAGACATCCCACTCGGGTGGTGTgttctcatcatcattctgCCGCTTGCCAATAGTACCCCCCTTTCCGATGAATCGGGGGCAGGAACCTACTCCACTGCTTGGCTCGTCAATACTCAAAGGTTTCTGGTCTTGGTCAAGCCATTTGTCCAGCCCCAGCTCCCCTTTCCACACGATCTGCCCAATACCTGGTGTCCACTGTAGCTTTGGGGTCAACCATTCATTCAACCCATTGAATTGTTTGTTCTGCAAGTCGCGCCCTAGACCGACATGATGAGCTGTGACTGTGATATCTGTGTGCGATGGCTCGGGTCAGTGATATAGGACCTGAAAAAGACTGGAAGTAGGATTCACCCTGGATTTTAAACCCTCCCTGCAGGACAGCTGACCACTGTGTGTCTATCGAAGGGTTATGAGGCGGCAGTACAGCAATACTAACATTGCTCAGGTCGTTCACCGAGACGCGGTCTTTCTGAAAGGCTTTCTTCAAGTCGAGCTTGACCTCTGCCCGATCACCTCGGGAAGGTCCGTCAAAGACCTTGAGTATATTGTTATACTGTTGCACGCCTTTATCAGAAAACTCCCAGATCGTGGATATCTGACTCCAGACGCCTCCAAATGTGCTTTCCGCATCgccaaaggcaaagaagataCGGTAGTCCGTGCCGGCATAGTAGGAGTCAGCCACATGCATCTGCACGGTCACACTATCGATATCATCAGAGTACGCCTGACGCTTTTCGTACGCGACCTGCTGCCGTGGTTCAATCAACTGCGACACGCTACTCATAACACACACGTCACCATCCGTGCATGCATTTTGCGGTGCGGTCAACGAAGGGCCAGGTGTGGCATCGCGGTGAGGAAGCCCAGCCGCAAGGCCGAAGAGGGCTGCAACAAGAAACAACAACATTTGCCGTAATATGTGCGCACTGTTCAATCCTATGTTGAAATAGATCTGTTTATGTTGATGACAAGGGATATAGGTCACTTTTGCAGGGGCATGACGCCTATTTATGTTCTATGCCAGCCGGATTGACATCCTCCTGAGTACCTTAGCATCCAACACGTATGGTGAGCTGGGTTGGCGATGTGACGACGGAATGCACAGGCTGAACTGTCTGTCAATAGATCAAAGGATGGGCAAGCTTGGCGTTTCGTGGTATGATCGAATACTTGCGCTACGAGTACTATGCTGGGCTTAGAATCCAGGCTGTGTAGATCTAGACCTTGTCATGGTTGAGAGAGCAGTAAGTCACGATGTAGATTGAGGAAAATGGATAAAGTATGAAGTAAACTGGATCCACAAATGCCTCTGATAGAGATGCACCACCCCATCTGACTATAGTGAAGCAACTGAAACCTACCATGTACTTCCATTTAATGGGTCACTCCAGGTCCCTTCCCAGAGATAGCACGACGATATACATAATGCTTCTGAATACCTTGAATACAGGACCAAAGTCACACAGCACACAAAGATATGCGTGACACCTAGGGCGAGACTTGGGAGCAACTTCAGAAAGGACCTCTGCCAAACCTACCTGAATTGTCCATCCTTTTGGTCCTAGGTCGTCTAGGCCTATTCGCTCATGCAGTACATTAATGTGGATCGCTGGTCATAGTGTTTGTCCAATTTGAGCCAAATAAACGTCCCGTCTTGGCTTCAAACTGGCGACTGATGGCACCGCACGGAGAACGTCGCATTGTGTTTCTCCACTCTGTACGGCTTTACTCTAATGTATGATTATCCCTTCGATCAGGATCACCTATCTCCAGGTGAAACATGAGGCAACATCGGGAGTCCCTCAGGATACTCGCTGCGGCTGAAATTATGGTCATATCCATCAATCACGCAAGTATATCGTTCGCTCTGGATAagcatacatacatacttaaCGGTAGCTATATCAGCGCATAAAGTATAACAAGCTTCCGCGGAGATGTGTCAAGATGAAGCAGGAAGGGTTTACCTTATAACCCGCCACTCAACCACGACCGTCCTGGTTCTTGGGTTACATGTGGATCTCCCTTGCCTTCTATAATAAGGCTTGTCTTTTTGTCCTCGTGGAAATGGCACGTAAACGATGATCGACAGACTAGTGTCAACCTTATGTGGCATGTTATCAGATTATGATGAAACAAATTATTTGGATTCCTTTTTTTTAGCCCGGTCTGGCCCAAAGGCCAAGACCTAGACGATCCCAACGGTCCTTGGCACTTCTCAATCTCAGATACAGCCTGGAGATCGGCAAGTGAAAATCACGTCACCGAGGATCTCGTCAAGGATATTTTCTTGGTGGTatcctcgatttctttccttgaacTCTTTCATATCTGCTAGCCAGCCCACGAGAAGCACCATGTCCTTAGGCCTCCGTGTGACAAACATCCATGACGAAATGGACCAGATGGAACAGAACATAGTCCGAGCTGTTGGGAGAGCCCTTGCAGATTCAAATGCGGAATCTGCACGAGTTGCGGCAGATACCATCGACCGACTCATTCGCATGAAGTATATcgaagaaaggggaaatggGAATGCAGAAGACCTTGAGACCTTCCTCTGGCAGCTGTGGGATATTGTCATCCAAGGCGCCCGCGAGATTCTCCATGACCACCCCCTTCAAGACAGGCTCGTGGAGCTAGTCAGTGCTTTGACAGAGATACCCCCAGTGACCGTGGAGCTTTGGGAGGTAAGCTtgatcaatatatatttaatctGAAGACGTGCGCTTGAGCTGATATTTACACCCTGCAGTCGAAAACGTGTCTCTGGACCGATTTACCGCTCCTAGGGCCCAGTATGAGAGAGGCATGGATCTGTGAGTC encodes:
- a CDS encoding uncharacterized protein (predicted protein), yielding MRKAHLEASGVFDGPSRGDRAEVKLDLKKAFQKDRVSVNDLSNVSIAVLPPHNPSIDTQWSAVLQGGFKIQVTAHHVGLGRDLQNKQFNGLNEWLTPKLQWTPGIGQIVWKGELGLDKWLDQDQKPLSIDEPSSGVGSCPRFIGKGGTIGKRQNDDENTPPEWDVWGAFEEAKKHLEANTQVGRNRYPHQFNNREALQIPEEFRNRRLQEFPILRGQIYSGQAPGAMRVILAQVGNNWLLAGVMRHPTGRGNAFELCQEWGNAYMAQCWPNGLDTLQHLEYPGCDRA